AAGTGACTATGCCACTATTACGTTTTATAAGGAAGAAATAGAGACTATATTGAAATGAAACTAATGTACCTCTCACTTATAATAAGCATAATTTCCCTTTTCCTAGGTAGTGTTCTATTATTTAACACAGTTCCAAGAATTCTTATATCAGGCACACTGATAATAGTAGCATTCCTAGTTGTATCATTATTTCTTATTAACAAATACCCAAAAGTGAGATACGTTCTATTCTTTCTGGCAATATTAGCTATAGTCATTTCTTCATTTTCTAATGCACATTTACAAGCACTAAGAGAATTTGGGCAGTCAACATATATTACCTCTTTAGATATCTTGATGATTTTAGGATTCTATGTAGGGCCGATACTATATATAATAGCACTTCTTAGGGATAATTTAAAAAGGTAAAAAACTATTATTTACCTCTGTGGAAGTTATAGATCCGCATGCGAGAGTAGCAGACTTAGTAGGTCTATTATACTCTTTAGAAAATACTTTTAATGGCAAAACAGACTTATATATGCTAGAAAAAGAAATGGAAGTTGACCTAGACGATCTAATGCCTATTGTATATACTGCTGACTCTTTAGGATTTATAACTGTAGGGGAAGGCGACATAATAATAACTGATAAAGGAATGGAATTTCTAAAATCAAATCTAAAAAAGAGAAAAGAAATAATCAAAGAATCTATAAGAAAAATAGAACCCTTTAAAACTGCATTAGAGCTAAAAGAATTCACATTAGAAGAATTAAAAGATATCTTAGAAAGCAAGGGAATACAACTATATAATAGTCCAGAAGGTCTTTATGATTTGCAAATAACTTTAGTAGAGTGGGGTGTGTATTCAGGATTGTTGAAAAAAGAGGGAGACAGATTTATAGTATCTACGACTTAGCGTAATGCTAGAGAAGTATTTATAGCAAATTAAGCAAGAAGAGTATCATGGAAGAAGAGAAGGGAGAAGAACTAACCCATTATATTCATCAAGCAGATGTATTTAGAACTAAAGTGTTTGGCATACAAGATGGTTTAATCGGAGTTGGAGCAATTGTACTTGGCGCAGCAGGTTTCTCTCACGATGCTATCGCAGTGTTAATAGCAGGATTAATTGCTACTATTGGTCAAGCATTTTCCATGGGTATTGGAGAATATATAAGTACTAGAGTAAGAATGCAGGTAATACAAAATGAGATAAGAAAAGAGAAATATCAATTAGAAAAGTTCCCAGAAATGGAAAAACAAGAATTAATAGATTTTTATATGAAGAAAGGATTTAGCAAGGACGTGTCGGAAAAAATAGCCGAATATCTACTTAAAAATAAAAATGTAGCTTTAGAAGAAATGCTAATGCACGAGCTTAAGGTTTTCCCGGAAGAATTTGAAAGCCCTGTTAAGCTAGGTTTTTTAATGTCACTATATCTGATAATAGGAGGCTTAATACCAATATTTCCGTTTGCTATAAGCGTATACTTGCAACAATTTCAATTTAATTACGCATTGATCACTTCAATATTATTAGTAATTTTGACTCTTGGAATATTTGGTATATTAGGCACAAAATATACTGGTTTAAGAAAATATAGGGGGGCGTTTGAACAAATAGGGACCGGAATGATAGCACTTATAGGAAGTTACATAGCTGGTATGCTACTTGCACATTTTATATCAGTTTCGTATCTACCCTAGCCCTCTCCGGCAGTTAGTAATTTAGCTAAGCCTCTTGGTATTCTGGCTGGCCTATTATCCTCCTTAAATAATTCCTTCCTTTTAGCTTCCAATATTAATGGTTCGACCTTTAAATACTCGGCCGCAGTAGCTACTTTAACGTTCAAATCTTTAGCAACATCATATACCGGTTTCAAAACATTAGCGTAATTTATATCTCTTAAAACATGGTGATCTATTATTGCGGTCTCTAGACCATTCTTGACTATTTCCTCCATATTTTTAATAGAACTTTGTAATTCTTCTTCTTTTAACGCTCTACCTAATAGATAACTTAAAGGTCCATCAATTATTATTGTATTAGGCTTAGTTTCTTTCGTAAATTTTAAATGAAGGTCTTTAGGAGCACCTTCTATATCTGAGGTAAATAATACAGATGAATCGTTATCCCTTATGAATACTTGTACTACATAGCCCAATCGTTCATCAGCACCGTGAGGAACTGCAGGGGAAAAAGAAATAGTGGTATCTCCAATTTTAAATGTTCTGCCATCTGCTATTTCTATGTTTTTAGGTTTATCTTTTATTGAACGTAAAAACCTAGGTGCTCTTCTATATTTTTGACTATTATTTATCATATTTTGGGGATCTTTAATGAATACTATTTTATCTTTGTAAATATCCGTTGGTATTACATACCCCGGATCATGATGATCGTAATGATAGTGAGAAACTACAATGACGTCAACATCCTTGGCAATATTTACGAGAACTTTGGCTAATTCGGTTAACCTATCGACTTCCTTTTGGTGTGGAGGCAGATTATATCTCCTAGGCGCTAATGATATTGCTGGATCTACTAAGATTCTTAAGTTCTTAGTTTCCACTAGTGTTGCTTGTGATCTTACGCCCAAACTTTCAAATGCTATTGGAGTAATTCTCATCTAAAAATACCTTATCTCTACTAAGTTAAAATCTAATAGTGGAGATATCTAAGATACTTTCCCTAATCTCCTTCCTAATATTTTCTATATCTAATTTCGCCATTCTAATGCCATAATTTGTTCTTTTCTTTTCTATATATTTTCCTATGCCGTATATAGTAAATCCAGTTATAGTAGTGATATGAAATGGATCGTCTAAACCAAGAGCTATAAATCTCCCTACTCCTTGGACAACTTTTCCTTTAGCTTCATAATCTCCTAGCAGATCTCTGAACATAATTATATGATTAAGCTACTTAGAAATAAAAAGGATGAGGAAAAGAAATGAGTATGACGGCTAACAAAAAATATATTATAAGACGTAGGTATGAAAAATAATGCTAGATATTTTGATAATAACGTTAAGTGGTATAGTATCCTCATGGACTGTATATAACAGTATATTGGCAATTATTGGAGTGGCATGGAAACCATTTGAAAGCAAAAACAATAGTGGAATAACGTTTAGCTTAATAGTTCCAGCTAAGAATGAAGAAAACGTACTTCCCAGATTACTAGATAGATTAGTAAATCTGGAATATGATAGATCAAAATATGAAGTTATTGTAGTGGAAGATAGTTCAACTGATAGGACACTTGATATTTGCCAAGAATACGAAAAGAAGTATAATATAGTAAAGTGCTATAGTCTTCCAAAAGCTAATGTACCTAATGGAAAGAGCAGAGCGTTAAATTTTGCATTAAGAGTTAGCAAGGGGGAAATTATTGGTATTTTTGACGCCGATACAGTACCGCGTCTAGATATCTTAGAGTACGTAGAACCTAAATTTGAGGATAATAAAGTAGGAGCGGTACAAGGTAAGTTAATTCCAATTAACGTTAGAGAAAGCGTCACAAGTAGATTAGCTGCAATAGAGGAATTGATATATGAATATTCAATAGCTGGAAGAGCCAAAGTGGGCTTATTTGTTCCAATAGAGGGAACTTGTTCGTTCATAAGAAGAAGTTTAATAGAAGAATTGGGCGGATGGAATGAATATTCATTAACGGAAGATTTGGATATAAGCCTGAAAATTGTAAATAGAGGCTATAGAATTGTTTATTCCCCAACTACTATAAGTTGGAGAGAAGTGCCAATAAGTCTGAAGATTCTTATTAGACAAAGATTAAGGTGGTATAGGGGTCACTTAGAAGTATCTTTCGGAAAGATTAGAAAGGTTGATTTGAGAATAATAGATGGTATGTTAATAGTGTTTACTCCCTTCTTCATGGTTTTAAACCTTATTAACTACTCCTTAGTGTTAGTGTATTCCTCATCATTATATATAATTGCAGCTAGTTTAGTTTCGTTAGCCTCTCTATTTTCATTATTGCTGATTATTCTAATTGCAAGAAGACATATGATAGAATACTTTTACATGATACCCTCATTCGTTTATATGAATTTCGTCGTAGCGTTAAATTTTACAGCGATATTCCTAGAGTTAATAAGGGCTCCAAGGGTTTGGATAAAGACTGAAAGGAGTGCAAAAGTTACGGGTGAGGTTATAGGATGATAACAGAGTTTATACTCAAAAGAAAACTCGAAGATTATCTAAGTCATGTCAGAGACGAAAATACTATTTATGTTACAGATCTGGTGAGATGCCCTAGGAAAATAAAGTACGAGAACCAATATAAGGAACTTTCAATTACACAAGTCTACGAACCATCTGCTATTCTAGGTGACCTTCTACATATAGGTCTAGAGACTCTATTAAAGAATAATTTTAATGCTGATGCTGAAGTTGAGGCTGAAAGAAATATCCAAGTTCTTGGAAAAACATATAAAATAAAGGGAAAAGCCGATGTTCTAATTAAAAACGAGAATGATAAAAAAATCGTAATTGAGATAAAATCTTCCAGAAGTGATAAGGGATTACCGCATATTCATCACAAAATTCAATTACAAATATATTTATGGCTTTTTAGTGCAGAAAAGGGAATACTAGTTTACATAACGCCGGATAGAATAACGGAATATGAAGTTAACGATCCGCTAGACGAAGCCACGATAATTAGATATGCGGAAGATATTATAACGTTAAGAAACGCGCCAAAATTTAATTGGGAATGTAAGTATTGTGTTTTCTCCGCTATATGCCCGTCAAAGTTATCTTAGAAGAAAGGATTATTATTTTTATAGATACATTATTAAATTGTGCGAACCAGACCAGTTGTACTTACAATTGCTGGTAGTGATAGTGGTGGGGGTGCGGGATTACAAGCCGACTTAAAGACTTTCACAGCACTAGGAGTGTTTGGAACTACAGTAATAACTGGTTTAACAGCACAAAATACAAAAATTGTAACGAAAGTTTTAGAAGTGCCCTTAGACTTCATTGAGGCACAGTTCAACGCTGTATGTGAAGACTTAAAACCTACCCACGCTAAAACTGGTATGTTAGCTTCTGGTAAAGTTATAGATTTAGTACTGAGAAAAATTAAAGAATATAATTTGAATTTAGTTTTAGATCCAGTTATGGTAGCTAAGTCTGGATCCTTGTTAGTCACAGAAGATATTTCAGAACATATAAGAAAAGCTATGAAAGAATCATTAATCTCTACACCTAACAGGTATGAGGCTGAAATAATTGCTAATACTAAGATAGATACACAAGATGATGTTAGAAATGTTGCACGCGATCTTTATTCTAAATATGGAAATATAGTAGTTAAAGGATTTAACGGAGTAGACTATGCCGTAGTAGATGGAGAGGAGATTGAGCTAAGAGGAGAATATGTTAATACAAAAAACACTCATGGCAGTGGTGACGTATTCTCAGCTGCAATAACTGCATATTTGGCCTTAGGATACAAGCTTAAAGATGCCGTAATTAAAGCTAAAGAATTCGTATCCTTAACAATCAGATATGGTTTAGAATTAGGAAAAGGCCATGGACCAGTAGATCCATTTGCGCCAATAGAAGCTATAGTAGAGAGGGAAGAGGGAAGAAATGAACTAGAAAAATTATTATGGTATTTGGAATCTAATCCCGACATCACACTCAGGTTAATTAATGACACTACAAAAGCTAACGTTGCGTATATGACAAACTATCAAGATGTATTGAGTTTAGCTGGCGGCTTCATAAAATATTTAAATAAAATAAAAATAGATGGTCCTATTCTAAATAATATAAACAATGAGATAAGTTCCATTATGAAGAAAATAAATGGTAAAATAGGTGTATTATTGCCAGTATCTGATAAGATACTAAGTTCCGCAGAAAGAGGCAAGATAAAGCTAACAAAAAGTGGAATAGATGGTGATGCATTATTAAATTATAACATGGTATTGATTACTGCTAAGAGTAGAGATGAATTGATAAAAAAACTAAAGGAGGTAGCTACGAGTTGATAACTGTAGTAGGTAGTTATAATATCGATATAATACTTAAAGTTAACAAGATACCAGAAATTGGAGAAACTGTAATAGCTGATGAGGTTTATATGAATCATGGCGGAAAAGGGTCTAATCAAGCAGTTTCCGCTTCAAGATTAGGAAGCAGAGTGAAGATAGTTGCTGCAGTAGGAAATGACAACTACGGTAAAAATGCAATAGAATTTTGGAAGACAGAAAATATAGATATCTCTGACGTAAAAATAAAAAATAACGTCAGTACTGGTACTGCATATATATTTGTTGATAAAAGGGGAAGGAACGTAATAGTAGTAAATAGAGGAGCAAATTATCATCTTACAGAAGAAGATATAAGCGAAAGCTTAGATGGTAACATATTATTAACGCAGTTAGAGATAAGGGAAAATGTAGTAAAAAAGGCTCTGAAAGAGTTTAACGGTATACGTATACTTAATCCTGCACCTGCAGTTCTCAAAGATACCGATATTCTATCATTAACTGACATAATAACGCCAAATGAAATCGAGTTTAAAGAATTGGTGAGTACTGACGACCTAGAATATGGTCTTCATCTATTACTTAAAAAAGTCAAAAGAGCAGTGATTATCACATTAGGTGAAAGAGGTGCATTATTAGCTACAAAGGATGGCAAGAGAACACTTATCCCAGCCCCTAAGGTTAACGTTGTTGATGAGACTGGAGCCGGTGATGTGTTTAATGCTGCATTAGCAGTTTACTTAGAAAAAGAATATGATCTAGAGACTGCAGTTGAATATGCTAATAAAGTAGCTGCGCTCTCTGTCACCAAGATAGGAGCACTCGGACCTAAATTGGAGGAGGTGAACAAGTTCCTTGAAGAGATCAATAAGGATGAAGAAAAAGATTAAGGATGAACATTGTGTAAGAGGATTTTGTGATCTAGATTTCGTAGATATAACAGAGCGTGATGATCTATGAAAATAACATTCCTTGGGACAGGTGCAGGAGCTAGTATAGGGACAAAAAGGGTAAAATCTGGCATATTAATTAACGATTCAGTTCTTTTCGACCTAGGTCCCGGTGCAGACCTAAGAATTGAAGATCTCAGAATACATCCAAACGCTCTTTTCATAACGCATCTGCATATAGATCACTTTAGCGGAGTTTTTGAATATCTTGTCCAAAGGAAAATAAGACAAATACCAGAATTAGAAATATATTCTCCAAATGGTTTTTCTAACGTACTTAATGCATATGTCAATGCAGGTAATAATATCTCGGCAAAAGTTTATGAAAAAGAACTTCCAGAAGGAAAGATTAATGAGTTAGAAATACATGCAGTTAGAGCATGTCATTCAATTTATGCCGTAAGTTATATTATAAGTGATGGCAATACTAGAGTACTATATACTGGTGATACTAAAGAGCCATGCGATACCATATTAGATAACGTAAAAGATGTTGACCTTATTATTCACGAATCTACATGCATAGATAATTGTGGCAACTGGGGACATACTTCAATTAAGCAAATACTCAACATATTTAAAGATAAAAAAGTAGTTGTAACACATATTCCAGTAGATATAGAGGAAAAAATAATAAGCTTAGTTAATAATAAAATACTTGTCGCTTTTGATGGGTTGACATTAAATGTGTAGATTTATAGCATTTCGCACTAAAGGCGAGATTTCAAAGAAATATGTAGACGCTTTAATACGTGCTAGTAAAAATGATGTTTTCTCGAGATATGGGAGTCACCCAGATGGCTGGGGTCTGAGTGTATTTGTTAAAAGGAATTCTAAGTGGAGAGTTATTTACTACAGATCGGAAGATCCAATATATGAGGATAGCTACGTTAGTTACCTATTAGAGATAGCAAAAGGAGATGAAATAGTGGGTATCATCCATGCTAGAAAGGCTGGAAGTAAATTTCTTATTGGACTATCTCATTCACATCCATACCATATAAGAGTAAATGCGTATGACCTTTATTTTGCACACAATGGTTCTGTTAGTAGAATTGCTTTTAGTAGTAATAGCAGTAAACCGTATACTGATAGCTATTTAATCTTGGAAGAAATCAAGACGTTAGTAGAAAATAATATGACACCGTTCGATGCGTATTCATTAACTATAGAAAAACTAAAAGATTTCTCAACTAGCTTAAATTCCAGCTTAATCTCCTATGCCAAAAGTGAGGGACCTTCAATATTAGTAGCATATTATTACAATAAAAATAGACTCCTTAAGGAGACTAAAGAGGAATATTACAAACTATACACCGATAATAAAGGATACGTATTTTCATCCACAGTGAAATATTATCTTGAAGAAGGGGCAGATGCAGAAGAACTTACAATGGGGAATATTACACATCTCTAGAAGTATAAATTCTTAAGCTTAGTGTCTTTAATATTAATCTATGAAAGAGAGACTTATAGAAGCAAAGATTTTAGATTATGGTAAACTAAAGGAGATTCAGAAAGAGATAGTTTATTATAAGCTTTATGTTGATGCATTGAGAAAACGCGGAATTAAAGAAAAAGTGGATCCCCCACCTACTTTACCTAAGTCTCTGCTAACTACTATAATTACTGGTGGAGTCCCTAGAGATGGTCCACTTCAAATAGATTTCATCAGCAATGATGTAATTAGAATAAAAAATTACAATGCGTTAGTAAAAGTGCCGAATGATGCTAATTCACCATTATACGCAATAGTAGAATACAAAGAAAATGAAATAAAGGTATATCTTGCGTATCAAGAACGGCCAAGCATTGTGGGGATAGATGTGGGATTAAGACATTTAATAACAGTGGTAGCAATAAGAGATACTAAACCGTGGAAAGTAAGATTCTTTGATGAACCTAAAGTTATGGAGTATTTTGTAAATTTTTTAGGAGATGACCAAGGAATTCTTGAATTAGAGGAAATAAAAAATAATGCCAAAAAGATCGTTTATAACGCTGTTACGTTTATAGAGGAGCTAGAACCAAAAATAATTGCAATGGAAAATTTAGAATACTTTGATACTAAAGCAGGTAAGGGATTAAAAGTATTACAAAGTATGTTGGAGGCCGAGATAAGGAGAAGAGGCATGAAATACAAGAAACTAGATCCTCATAATACTTCTAAAGTCTGCGCAAAATGCGGATATAAGAAGGGTGAGATCTTAGGTTCGTTATTCGTGTGCCCCGCTTGTGGATATAAGGCAGATAGGGATTATAATGCCGCATACAATATAGCGCTAAAGTGTTACTACACTTGCTAATTATATACTCCAGTACTTTCTAAGAATATTTTTCTCTTCACCTAGATAATTCATAAACCTCGATTTAACGCTATCATTCGACCTGTACACCTTATATTCTTTATCAATACCGGAGAAACCTTCTAAAAATGCTTTCAGACCTTTTCTCAAACCATCACCATATCCTCCTTCTAAAACTGCATACTTTCTAACAAAACTATTACTGATTCGACCTAAATTGTAAAATGAATACTCAGTTATATTAGTTGATGCTAGACCATCGCCTTTATACGCATCAAAACCTGCTGAATAGGCTAAAATCGTTGGCTTAAAATCATCTAGAATACTCTGAATAATTGGCAGTAATTCTTCATATAGATCGTCACCACCTAATGGGGGTATTAGTAGATTTACTTTAGTTCCCTCTGCCTCACCTCTTCCTACCATGTCTGGATAACCGGTTCCCGGATAAATAGTTCTAGGGTCTTGATGTATATCTATATGTAAGACTTCAGGATCCTCATAAAAGATTTCTTGAGTTCCATTTCCATAATGTACATCAAAATCGATAATTGCCACCCTCTTCAATCCAAACTTCTTAATTGGATACGCTACGTTATTAAAGATACAAAAACCTAAAGTAGGAGCACCGAATGCTCTACCATAAGTACCTGCATGATGACCTGGTGGCCTTACTAGTGCAAATCCATTAACTTCAAAAGCCCTCAAAGCTCCTCCTAAAGCATAAAGTGCAGTTTCGTACGTATACCTATTTACATAAGTATCTGCATCCAGATCTTCTTCCATATTAGAAAATTTTTCAACTAATTTAACATATTCTTCTGAATGTACAATTTGCGGGTCACTAACCTTTACTGGTTTCTCTATCTTCACTTTAATGTCTGCAAAGGCGGAAAGTGAGTAATCGATCCTAGTAGGATTTTCTACATGATATCGCTTTGGAGCATGATACTTATAAATATCGTCATAGATGATTGTGATCATAGTATTATCTATTTATAGCAAGACGTATTTAAAGTTCAATATGGACAGAATAAAAAAGGTGCAAGAGGAACTTGAAAGACTAAATGCGGATTATATAATCATAGGGACAACTAGCAATATGCAATATTTAATAGGATTCTCAGAAGAACAGATGGAAAGACCATTATTACTATTTATCACTAAAGATGATTATTTCGTACTAGCCCCGAAACTTTATGAAGAACAGTTAAAACACTTGCCACTTGTAGTATATAGTGATGGAGAAGATCCGTATTCTAAAGTAAAATTGAAAGAAAATTCTTTCATGCTAGTAGATGATACGATGTTCTCTCTTTTCACTGTAAATATACTAAATAAATTTCGACCTAGAAGAATTGAAACAGCATCAATAATTCTAAAAAAGCTACGACAGATAAAAGATGAAAACGAAATTGAAAAAATGAAGAAAGGAGTAGAAAAATCTGAAAAGCTTCTTCTAGAATTTATAAACTATCTAAAGGAAGGTGTAAGCGAGTGTGAAATAGAGAGAAAGCTGAAGAGCTTCTTAATTGAAAATGCGGGAAATGTTTCCTTTGAACCAATACTGACGTCTGGTCCAAATACAGCAATGCCTCACCTAAGATGTACAGAAAGGAAAATTAGGCGAGGTGATGTAATAGTCATAGATTATGGCATAAAATATGAGGGTTATTCAACAGATACTACTAGAGTTTTTTCTCTAGGAAACCCTAAAGATCAACTAGTGTTAGATGTAGTTGAAATAGTTAAGAATGCAAATGAAGAAGCTGAAAAGTTTGCAAAAGAAGGAGTGAAGGCAATGGAGATTGATAACGTAGCTAGAAGAACTATAGCCAGTAAAGGATATGGGGACTTCTTCATTCATAGAACTGGGCATGGAATAGGTATAGAGGTCCATGAAGAGCCATATATATCCCCAGATAATAATGAGATAATAAAGGAGAAGATGGTATTTACAATTGAACCTGGGATTTATATCCCAGAGAGATTTGGCATCAGAATAGAAGATGAAGTTACAATAATAAATGGAAAAGGAAGATCTCTAAATACGTTATCAAAGGATCTGTTTATTCTCTGAAAAGAACATATATAATACTCTTATTATCCTTATTATTACAAAATACAAGATTTTTACTTCTGTTACAGAAATTTTATTCTTCTATAATAGATTTCCAATATTAGGTTCTTTATATTGTTGCAAGGCCATGCTTCCAATAAAGGAGGAAAACACTTAAAAGTATTTAGATATATCTTTTTGAAGGGTGATTCAATGAGGAAAAGCTTAATTATAGTACTTTTAGTGATATTATCTTCATTTACTTATTTAACCTTGCAATTATCTTCGCAAACTACACCATTTCAAGGATATGCTACAAGTAGTGAATTGCTCGCAGCAGGAGAGACTGAGGTGCCAATAACCTTTCATTTAATCAATACATATTCAACGTTATACGATGTAACGATATATCCCGCATCTACTTATCCATTTTACGTCTACAACTATAATAATGGAACTCAGCTTACACATATACCAGTCTGGAATCAAGGGCAAATGGTCAATGTTACTTACTTGTTCGACATTGCTAATACAGCAAAGACTGGCACATATAGTGAAGTAATAATAGTTCAAGGTATTTCTGGCGCTGGGGAAGAATTCTCTTACGACGTATTAGTACCAGTAGTTATTGCGGGATATGTGAATTTCTCTGCAACATCAGTATGGGGTACAACAACAAACCCAATGGTCGTAGGACCAGGAGAAAACAACATACCACTAACAATAATCCTACAAAATCTTGGAAACACGCTGGTTACTAATATAACTT
The nucleotide sequence above comes from Sulfolobus tengchongensis. Encoded proteins:
- the thiD gene encoding bifunctional hydroxymethylpyrimidine kinase/phosphomethylpyrimidine kinase, yielding MRTRPVVLTIAGSDSGGGAGLQADLKTFTALGVFGTTVITGLTAQNTKIVTKVLEVPLDFIEAQFNAVCEDLKPTHAKTGMLASGKVIDLVLRKIKEYNLNLVLDPVMVAKSGSLLVTEDISEHIRKAMKESLISTPNRYEAEIIANTKIDTQDDVRNVARDLYSKYGNIVVKGFNGVDYAVVDGEEIELRGEYVNTKNTHGSGDVFSAAITAYLALGYKLKDAVIKAKEFVSLTIRYGLELGKGHGPVDPFAPIEAIVEREEGRNELEKLLWYLESNPDITLRLINDTTKANVAYMTNYQDVLSLAGGFIKYLNKIKIDGPILNNINNEISSIMKKINGKIGVLLPVSDKILSSAERGKIKLTKSGIDGDALLNYNMVLITAKSRDELIKKLKEVATS
- a CDS encoding AAA-associated domain-containing protein, which translates into the protein MEVIDPHARVADLVGLLYSLENTFNGKTDLYMLEKEMEVDLDDLMPIVYTADSLGFITVGEGDIIITDKGMEFLKSNLKKRKEIIKESIRKIEPFKTALELKEFTLEELKDILESKGIQLYNSPEGLYDLQITLVEWGVYSGLLKKEGDRFIVSTT
- a CDS encoding glycosyltransferase family 2 protein gives rise to the protein MLDILIITLSGIVSSWTVYNSILAIIGVAWKPFESKNNSGITFSLIVPAKNEENVLPRLLDRLVNLEYDRSKYEVIVVEDSSTDRTLDICQEYEKKYNIVKCYSLPKANVPNGKSRALNFALRVSKGEIIGIFDADTVPRLDILEYVEPKFEDNKVGAVQGKLIPINVRESVTSRLAAIEELIYEYSIAGRAKVGLFVPIEGTCSFIRRSLIEELGGWNEYSLTEDLDISLKIVNRGYRIVYSPTTISWREVPISLKILIRQRLRWYRGHLEVSFGKIRKVDLRIIDGMLIVFTPFFMVLNLINYSLVLVYSSSLYIIAASLVSLASLFSLLLIILIARRHMIEYFYMIPSFVYMNFVVALNFTAIFLELIRAPRVWIKTERSAKVTGEVIG
- a CDS encoding MBL fold metallo-hydrolase produces the protein MRITPIAFESLGVRSQATLVETKNLRILVDPAISLAPRRYNLPPHQKEVDRLTELAKVLVNIAKDVDVIVVSHYHYDHHDPGYVIPTDIYKDKIVFIKDPQNMINNSQKYRRAPRFLRSIKDKPKNIEIADGRTFKIGDTTISFSPAVPHGADERLGYVVQVFIRDNDSSVLFTSDIEGAPKDLHLKFTKETKPNTIIIDGPLSYLLGRALKEEELQSSIKNMEEIVKNGLETAIIDHHVLRDINYANVLKPVYDVAKDLNVKVATAAEYLKVEPLILEAKRKELFKEDNRPARIPRGLAKLLTAGEG
- a CDS encoding MBL fold metallo-hydrolase yields the protein MKITFLGTGAGASIGTKRVKSGILINDSVLFDLGPGADLRIEDLRIHPNALFITHLHIDHFSGVFEYLVQRKIRQIPELEIYSPNGFSNVLNAYVNAGNNISAKVYEKELPEGKINELEIHAVRACHSIYAVSYIISDGNTRVLYTGDTKEPCDTILDNVKDVDLIIHESTCIDNCGNWGHTSIKQILNIFKDKKVVVTHIPVDIEEKIISLVNNKILVAFDGLTLNV
- a CDS encoding transposase, coding for MKERLIEAKILDYGKLKEIQKEIVYYKLYVDALRKRGIKEKVDPPPTLPKSLLTTIITGGVPRDGPLQIDFISNDVIRIKNYNALVKVPNDANSPLYAIVEYKENEIKVYLAYQERPSIVGIDVGLRHLITVVAIRDTKPWKVRFFDEPKVMEYFVNFLGDDQGILELEEIKNNAKKIVYNAVTFIEELEPKIIAMENLEYFDTKAGKGLKVLQSMLEAEIRRRGMKYKKLDPHNTSKVCAKCGYKKGEILGSLFVCPACGYKADRDYNAAYNIALKCYYTC
- a CDS encoding histone deacetylase family protein, coding for MITIIYDDIYKYHAPKRYHVENPTRIDYSLSAFADIKVKIEKPVKVSDPQIVHSEEYVKLVEKFSNMEEDLDADTYVNRYTYETALYALGGALRAFEVNGFALVRPPGHHAGTYGRAFGAPTLGFCIFNNVAYPIKKFGLKRVAIIDFDVHYGNGTQEIFYEDPEVLHIDIHQDPRTIYPGTGYPDMVGRGEAEGTKVNLLIPPLGGDDLYEELLPIIQSILDDFKPTILAYSAGFDAYKGDGLASTNITEYSFYNLGRISNSFVRKYAVLEGGYGDGLRKGLKAFLEGFSGIDKEYKVYRSNDSVKSRFMNYLGEEKNILRKYWSI
- the cas4 gene encoding CRISPR-associated protein Cas4, which translates into the protein MITEFILKRKLEDYLSHVRDENTIYVTDLVRCPRKIKYENQYKELSITQVYEPSAILGDLLHIGLETLLKNNFNADAEVEAERNIQVLGKTYKIKGKADVLIKNENDKKIVIEIKSSRSDKGLPHIHHKIQLQIYLWLFSAEKGILVYITPDRITEYEVNDPLDEATIIRYAEDIITLRNAPKFNWECKYCVFSAICPSKLS
- a CDS encoding VIT1/CCC1 transporter family protein; translation: MEEEKGEELTHYIHQADVFRTKVFGIQDGLIGVGAIVLGAAGFSHDAIAVLIAGLIATIGQAFSMGIGEYISTRVRMQVIQNEIRKEKYQLEKFPEMEKQELIDFYMKKGFSKDVSEKIAEYLLKNKNVALEEMLMHELKVFPEEFESPVKLGFLMSLYLIIGGLIPIFPFAISVYLQQFQFNYALITSILLVILTLGIFGILGTKYTGLRKYRGAFEQIGTGMIALIGSYIAGMLLAHFISVSYLP
- the rbsK gene encoding ribokinase, which gives rise to MITVVGSYNIDIILKVNKIPEIGETVIADEVYMNHGGKGSNQAVSASRLGSRVKIVAAVGNDNYGKNAIEFWKTENIDISDVKIKNNVSTGTAYIFVDKRGRNVIVVNRGANYHLTEEDISESLDGNILLTQLEIRENVVKKALKEFNGIRILNPAPAVLKDTDILSLTDIITPNEIEFKELVSTDDLEYGLHLLLKKVKRAVIITLGERGALLATKDGKRTLIPAPKVNVVDETGAGDVFNAALAVYLEKEYDLETAVEYANKVAALSVTKIGALGPKLEEVNKFLEEINKDEEKD
- a CDS encoding class II glutamine amidotransferase, whose product is MCRFIAFRTKGEISKKYVDALIRASKNDVFSRYGSHPDGWGLSVFVKRNSKWRVIYYRSEDPIYEDSYVSYLLEIAKGDEIVGIIHARKAGSKFLIGLSHSHPYHIRVNAYDLYFAHNGSVSRIAFSSNSSKPYTDSYLILEEIKTLVENNMTPFDAYSLTIEKLKDFSTSLNSSLISYAKSEGPSILVAYYYNKNRLLKETKEEYYKLYTDNKGYVFSSTVKYYLEEGADAEELTMGNITHL